In Streptomyces sannanensis, the DNA window CGGCGGCTACCACGCCCCGTACCCGCCGGCGCGGCTGGAGGAGGAGTACCTCCCCGGTCTGGACCGTGTGCTCGACGCCGTCGACCGCTCGCTGGCGTACTGAGGAGAGGGTCGTTGACGACGATGACTGAGAACGCTGCCCGTTTCCGCGAGTTCAAGATGCCCGACGTGGGCGAGGGACTCACTGAGGCGGAGATCCTCAAGTGGTACGTCCAGGTCGGTGACACCGTCCACGACGGCCAGGTCGTGTGCGAGGTCGAGACCGCCAAGGCCGCGGTCGAGCTGCCCATCCCGTACGACGGTGTGGTCCACGAGCTGCGCTTCGAAGAGGGCACCACCGTGGACGTCGGCACGCCGATCATCACGGTCGACGTGGCTCCCGGTTCCGGCCCCGCCGAGGCCCCCGCCCCGGCCGCCGTCGAGTCCACGGTCGCCGCGGCCGAGGCACAGCCGGAGGCCGAGGCCAAGCCGGCCCGCACGCCGGTCCTGGTCGGCTACGGCGTCGCCGAGTCCTCCACCAAGCGCCGTCCCCGCAAGGGCACCAGGGCCCCGGCCCAGCCGGAGCCCGCGGCGGCTGCGATCCAGGCCGAGCTGAACGGCCACGCGGCCGCGGCCGCCCGCCCGCTGGCCAAGCCGCCGGTGCGCAAACTGGCCAAGGACCTCGGCGTGGACCTGGCAACGGTCAACCCGACCGGTCCGGACGGCATCATCACCCGCGAGGACGTCCACGCGGCGGCCGCTCCGGCGCCCGTCGAGGTCCCGGCCCCCGCGCCGGCTCCGGTGGCGGCCCCCGCCCCCGCCGTTGTCTCCGCGGGCGAGCGCGAGACCCGGATCCCGGTCAAGGGTGTGCGCAAGGCCACCGCGCAGGCGATGATCGGCAGCGCCTTCACCGCGCCGCATGTCACCGAGTTCGTCACGGTCGACGTGACGCGCACGATGCGACTGGTCGATGAGATCAAGCAAAACCTTGACAAATACGACATGGCGGGTCTGCGGGTCAACCCGCTGCTCCTCATTGCCAAGGCCCTGCTGGTCGCCATCCGCCGCAACCCGGACATCAACGCGTCCTGGGACGAGGCGAACCAGGAGATCGTGCTCAAGCACTACGTCAATCTGGGCATCGCCGCGGCCACCCCGCGCGGCCTGATCGTCCCGAACATCAAGGACGCGCACGCCAAGACCCTGCCCGAACTGGCTCAGGCGCTGGGCGAGCTGGTGTCCACCGCACGCGACGGCAAGACGTCGCCCGCGGCGATGTCCGGCGGCACGGTCACCATCACCAACGTCGGCGTCTTCGGCGTCGACACCGGTACGCCCATCCTGAACCCGGGCGAGTCCGCGATCCTCGCGGTCGGCGCGATCAAGCTCCAGCCCTGGGTCCACAAGGGCAAGGTGAAGCCACGTCAGGTCACCACGCTGGCGCTGTCGTTCGACCACCGCCTGGTCGACGGTGAGCTCGGCTCCAAGGTTCTCGCGGACATCGCGGCGGTCCTGGAGAACCCGAAGAAGCTCATCACCTGGGGCTGATGCCTCTGCCGGGGGGCGGTGGTTCCCCCCGGGAAGGCACAGCACGTGAAACGCCCGGACGGTTCGCCGTCCGGGCGTTCCGTCAACCCCGACCCGGGAACTCTCACGGGCCGGACGCCTGGCGGCCCGGTCCGGACAAGGATCTGATCCTCAGGGCGGACGGGAAGCGGCACAGCCCGGCGACCGTGGACGACTTCATCGCGCTCACCGAGAAGCTGTCCGGCAGGGAACTGCGCGACGTCTTCGGCGTCTGGCTCTACGGGAAGGGCAAGCCGCCCCGCACCTGAGCGCACGGAGTCCGCCCGTCCGCGATGTGGACGAGCGGGCTGTTGCACCCCTGTTGTATCTATGCTGTGCGCATGACTGCCGCCCCGGTGAAACAGCCCCCCGCCGCCGACCGTGTCTACACGCACATCAAGCAGGCCGTCCTCGACCGCCGCTACGAAGGCGGGACGCTGCTGACCGAGGGCGAGCTCGCCGAGGCCGTCGGAGTGTCCCGTACACCCGTACGTGAAGCCCTGCTCAAGCTCGAGGTGGAAGGACTCATCAAGCTCTACCCGAAGAAGGGCGCCCTGGTCCTCGCCGTCTCCGCGCAGGAGATCGCGGACGTCGTCGAGACCCGGCTGCTGGTCGAGGAGTACGCCGTCCGCAAGGCCGTTCCGGCGCCGCCCGCGCTGATCGCCCGGCTGGAGGAGCTCGTCGAGGAGCAGCGGCAGCGGGCGGAAGCGGGGGATCTGGCCGCCGTCGCCGCCACCGACCGCTGCTTCCACGCCGAGATCGTCCGGCACGCCGGCAACGAGATCCTGTCGAAGCTCTACGACCGGATGCGCGACCGCCAACTGCGCATGGGGGTCGCGGTGATGAACTCCCAGCCCGACCGGATCGCCAAGAACATCGTGGAGCACACCGAGATCCTCGAAGCGATCAAGGCAGGAGACAAGGAGCTCGCCGCGCAGCGCGTGCGCCGGCACCTGAGCTGGGTCAAGGTCGTCGTGCGGGGGGAGGCCCGGTGAGCGCGCCCGCACTGCCCGGAGATCCTCCCGGCGGCAGGCGTGCCGCGCTCGTCTGGGGCGTCGGAGTCTCCGTCTACTTCGTCGCCGTCATCTTCCGTACGAGCCTGGGGGTGGCGGGTCTCGACGCCGTCGACCGTTTCGGCGTCAGCGCCTCCGCGCTGTCGACGTTCTCGATACTCCAGTTGCTTGTCTACGCGGGCATGCAGATACCCGTCGGCCTGATGGTCGACCGGCTCGGGACGAAGAAGGTGCTGGCCCTCGGCGCGGTGCTGTTCACCGCCGGCCAGCTCGGCTTCGCCTTCTCCTCCTCCTACGGCATGGCACTCGCGTCCAGGGCGCTGCTCGGCTGCGGCGACGCGATGACCTTCATCAGCGTGCTGCGGCTCGGCTCACGCTGGTTCCCGGCCCGTCGTGGGCCGCTGATCGCGCAGCTCGCCGGCCTCATCGGTATGGCCGGCAATCTCGTCTCCACCGTCATCATCGCCCGGCTGCTGCACGGCGTCGGCTGGACCGCCACGTTCGCGGGCAGCGCGGTCGCGGGCGCCTTCGTCCTCGTCCTGACGCTGCTCTTCCTCAAGGACCACCCTGAGGGCCAGGAACCCGTGCCCGTCCCGCACGCGGGTGCGGCCTTCGTCCGACGGCAGATCGCCGCGGCTTGGCGCGAGCCCGGCACCCGGCTCGGTATGTGGGTGCACTTCACCACCCAGTTCCCGGCGATGGTGTTCCTGTTGCTGTGGGGCCTGCCGTTCCTGGTCGAGGCCCAGGGCCTGTCCCAGGCGGTGGCCGGTGAGCTGCTCACCCTGGTGGTGCTGTCCAACATGGTGGTGGGCCTGGTGTACGGACAGATCGTCGCCCGGCACCACGGGGCCCGGCTGCCCCTGGCACTCGGCACCATAGCCGTGACCGCGGTGTTCTGGGGCGCCACCATCGCCTACCCCGGCGGCCGGGCCCCCATGTGGCTGCTGATCACCCTGTGCACCGTGCTGGGCGCCTGCGGGCCCGCCTCGGTGATCGGCTTCGACTTCGCCCGTCCGGCGAACCCGCCGGAGCGTCAGGGCACAGCCTCGGGAATCGTCAACATGGGCGGTTTCATCGCCTCGATGACGACCCTGCTGGCGGTCGGTGTGCTGCTGGACGCCACTGGCGACGACTACCGGATCGCCTTCTCGACGGTGTTCGTCCTGGAGGCGCTGGGCGTCGTCCAGATCCTGCGGCTGCGGGCCCGTACCGCCCGGCGGGAGCGCGACCACCTGGTCGCCAGCCGGGTGGAGACGGTCCACGTACCCGCGTAGGTCCTGTCCAGCCGATCAGGCCGGATCAGGGAGCGCCCGCCGCGGAGCGGCCGCTGTCTCGTGGTGCCGTGCGTCGCAAGGCGGACGAGGGCCCGCCGCGGAGCGGCTGATGTCCACGCGTGCGGTGGGGGCACCCCCCGGCGGGAGGTAGCTGGGGGAGCGTCGCGAGCCCGGCCTGATCGGCTGGGCAGGACCTGAGGGGCGTCTGTCCAGTGGGTGTCTGTTCAGGGAGTGACGGCGAACGAGGCCAGGATCGCGTCCGCCAGCTCCTGGTCGCCCTCTGCCTTGATCCGGTCTGCCACCGTGTGCGGCCGCACCCGGCCGCACGCCAGCCGGACATAGGTCTCCCAGT includes these proteins:
- a CDS encoding dihydrolipoamide acetyltransferase family protein yields the protein MTTMTENAARFREFKMPDVGEGLTEAEILKWYVQVGDTVHDGQVVCEVETAKAAVELPIPYDGVVHELRFEEGTTVDVGTPIITVDVAPGSGPAEAPAPAAVESTVAAAEAQPEAEAKPARTPVLVGYGVAESSTKRRPRKGTRAPAQPEPAAAAIQAELNGHAAAAARPLAKPPVRKLAKDLGVDLATVNPTGPDGIITREDVHAAAAPAPVEVPAPAPAPVAAPAPAVVSAGERETRIPVKGVRKATAQAMIGSAFTAPHVTEFVTVDVTRTMRLVDEIKQNLDKYDMAGLRVNPLLLIAKALLVAIRRNPDINASWDEANQEIVLKHYVNLGIAAATPRGLIVPNIKDAHAKTLPELAQALGELVSTARDGKTSPAAMSGGTVTITNVGVFGVDTGTPILNPGESAILAVGAIKLQPWVHKGKVKPRQVTTLALSFDHRLVDGELGSKVLADIAAVLENPKKLITWG
- a CDS encoding GntR family transcriptional regulator; this translates as MTAAPVKQPPAADRVYTHIKQAVLDRRYEGGTLLTEGELAEAVGVSRTPVREALLKLEVEGLIKLYPKKGALVLAVSAQEIADVVETRLLVEEYAVRKAVPAPPALIARLEELVEEQRQRAEAGDLAAVAATDRCFHAEIVRHAGNEILSKLYDRMRDRQLRMGVAVMNSQPDRIAKNIVEHTEILEAIKAGDKELAAQRVRRHLSWVKVVVRGEAR
- a CDS encoding MFS transporter: MSAPALPGDPPGGRRAALVWGVGVSVYFVAVIFRTSLGVAGLDAVDRFGVSASALSTFSILQLLVYAGMQIPVGLMVDRLGTKKVLALGAVLFTAGQLGFAFSSSYGMALASRALLGCGDAMTFISVLRLGSRWFPARRGPLIAQLAGLIGMAGNLVSTVIIARLLHGVGWTATFAGSAVAGAFVLVLTLLFLKDHPEGQEPVPVPHAGAAFVRRQIAAAWREPGTRLGMWVHFTTQFPAMVFLLLWGLPFLVEAQGLSQAVAGELLTLVVLSNMVVGLVYGQIVARHHGARLPLALGTIAVTAVFWGATIAYPGGRAPMWLLITLCTVLGACGPASVIGFDFARPANPPERQGTASGIVNMGGFIASMTTLLAVGVLLDATGDDYRIAFSTVFVLEALGVVQILRLRARTARRERDHLVASRVETVHVPA